Proteins from a single region of Sphingopyxis sp. BSN-002:
- a CDS encoding SURF1 family protein: MTRTRRAAFAAAALVAAALLAALGVWQVERRAWKHELVAAVNARIHAAPVAAPGPDRWRGLDAKDDAYRRVTATGRFAHDRETLVQAVTERGAGYWVLTPLETPDFILLVNRGFVPKERSDEARRARGNVTGPVKVTGLLRIAEPGGAFLRANDPSANRWYSRDVAAIAKARGLGRTAPYFVDADATPNPGGYPVGGLTVVRFPDNHLVYALTWFALCALSLFFAWRLWHMREE; the protein is encoded by the coding sequence GTGACACGCACCCGCCGCGCGGCTTTTGCCGCCGCGGCGCTGGTCGCGGCGGCGCTTCTCGCGGCGCTCGGAGTCTGGCAAGTCGAGCGCCGTGCGTGGAAGCACGAACTGGTCGCGGCGGTCAATGCGCGCATTCATGCGGCGCCGGTTGCGGCGCCCGGCCCCGATCGTTGGCGGGGCCTCGACGCGAAGGACGACGCCTATCGACGCGTCACGGCGACGGGTCGCTTTGCCCACGACCGCGAGACTCTGGTGCAGGCAGTGACCGAGCGCGGTGCGGGCTATTGGGTGCTGACCCCGCTCGAAACGCCGGATTTCATCTTGCTCGTCAACCGCGGTTTCGTTCCGAAAGAGCGGAGCGATGAGGCGAGGCGTGCCAGGGGCAATGTCACCGGACCGGTGAAGGTGACGGGCCTGCTCCGTATCGCCGAGCCGGGAGGCGCGTTTCTCCGCGCGAATGACCCGTCAGCAAACCGCTGGTACTCGCGCGATGTTGCCGCGATCGCGAAGGCGAGGGGACTGGGCCGGACCGCACCCTATTTCGTCGACGCCGATGCGACGCCGAATCCCGGCGGCTATCCGGTCGGAGGGCTGACCGTGGTCCGCTTTCCCGACAACCATCTGGTCTATGCGCTGACCTGGTTCGCGCTTTGCGCGCTCAGCCTCTTTTTTGCCTGGCGGCTCTGGCATATGCGGGAGGAATGA
- the cyoD gene encoding cytochrome o ubiquinol oxidase subunit IV, translating to MSADPHGHAADGHHEIEMPHASMRDYVIGFVLSVILTAIPFWLVMERPFSAGATAAIIMVFAAVQIVVHMVFFLHMTPKAEGGWSLTSLVFTVIVVVIMLAGSLWVMHHLNTNMMPPMPDTSQLP from the coding sequence ATGAGCGCCGATCCTCACGGCCACGCGGCCGACGGTCATCACGAGATCGAGATGCCGCATGCCTCGATGCGTGATTATGTGATCGGCTTCGTCCTGTCGGTGATCCTGACCGCGATCCCGTTCTGGCTGGTGATGGAACGGCCCTTTTCGGCGGGCGCAACCGCGGCGATCATCATGGTCTTCGCGGCAGTGCAGATCGTCGTCCACATGGTCTTCTTCCTCCATATGACGCCAAAGGCCGAGGGCGGCTGGTCGCTGACCTCGCTCGTCTTCACCGTAATCGTCGTCGTGATCATGCTCGCGGGCTCGCTGTGGGTGATGCATCACCTCAATACCAACATGATGCCGCCGATGCCCGACACGAGCCAGCTGCCGTGA
- the cyoC gene encoding cytochrome o ubiquinol oxidase subunit III, whose translation MSTKTITADEPVQFYDLDEHAHPEGHSTMLGFWIYLMSDCLIFAILFACFAVLGGSYAAGPSPKDLFDLPLVALNTAMLLFSSITYGFAVLQMQQGKVKGTQLWLAITGLFGLAFLGIELYEFHHLIEIGATPQRSAFLSSFFTLVGTHGLHVTFGIVWLVVLMVQLGKHGLIAANKRRVMCLSMFWHFLDVVWIGVFTIVYLMGVLR comes from the coding sequence ATGAGCACCAAAACCATCACCGCGGACGAGCCCGTCCAGTTTTACGACCTCGACGAGCATGCGCATCCCGAGGGGCACAGTACGATGCTGGGCTTCTGGATCTATCTGATGAGCGACTGCCTCATCTTTGCGATCCTGTTTGCCTGCTTCGCGGTGCTCGGCGGCAGCTATGCCGCTGGGCCGTCGCCGAAGGATCTGTTCGACCTGCCGCTCGTCGCGCTCAACACCGCGATGCTGCTCTTCTCGTCGATTACCTATGGCTTTGCGGTGCTGCAGATGCAGCAGGGCAAGGTGAAAGGGACGCAGCTGTGGCTCGCGATCACCGGGCTGTTCGGCCTCGCGTTCCTGGGAATCGAGCTTTACGAATTCCACCACCTGATCGAGATCGGTGCGACGCCGCAACGCAGCGCTTTCCTGTCGAGCTTTTTCACACTGGTCGGAACCCACGGGCTGCACGTGACCTTCGGCATCGTCTGGCTGGTCGTGCTGATGGTCCAGCTCGGCAAGCACGGGCTGATCGCGGCGAACAAGCGCCGCGTGATGTGCCTCAGCATGTTCTGGCACTTCCTCGACGTCGTGTGGATCGGCGTCTTCACGATTGTCTATCTGATGGGAGTGCTGCGATGA
- the cyoB gene encoding cytochrome o ubiquinol oxidase subunit I: MITPHPAPETGPFLGKLSLEALPLHEPILVVTFIVVVLGAIGVLAAITKYRLWGYLWTEWFTTVDHKRIGIMYMILGLIMFLRGFSDAIMMRLQQAMAFGGSEGYLPPHHYDQVFTAHGVIMIFFVAMPFITGLMNYIVPLQIGARDVSFPFLNNFSFWMTTSGAVLTMISLFVGEYAQTGWLAYPPLSGIAYSPNVGVDYYIWGLQIAGVGTTLSGINLIVTILKLRAPGMGLMKMPVFTWTSLCSNILIVASFPILTATLALLTLDRYAGTNFFTNDLGGSPMMYVNLIWIWGHPEVYILVLPLFGVYSEVTSTFSGKKLFGYSSMVYATVCITILSYIVWLHHFFTMGSGASVNSFFGITTMVISIPTGAKLFNWLFTMYRGRIRFELPMMWTIAFMLTFVVGGMTGVLLAVPPADFVLHNSLFLIAHFHNVIIGGVLFGLFAAINYWWPKAFGFKLDVFWGKISFWCWVVGFWLAFMPLYILGLMGVTRRMRVFDDPSLQIWFVIAAIGAAVIAVGIAAMLIQFAVSIWRRKELVDESGDPWGGRTLEWATSSPPPDYNFAFTPVIHDLDAWYDMKKRGHQRPVGGFRDIHMPSNTGTGMILSGFCLVMGFALVWHIWWLVIASFAATIVGAIWHTFNYKRDFDIPAATVTAVEDARTRQLAAGA; encoded by the coding sequence ATGATCACCCCGCATCCCGCTCCCGAGACCGGTCCGTTCCTCGGTAAATTGTCGCTCGAAGCGCTGCCGCTGCACGAGCCGATCCTCGTCGTCACCTTCATCGTCGTCGTGCTCGGCGCGATCGGCGTGCTGGCGGCGATCACCAAATATCGCCTCTGGGGCTATCTGTGGACCGAGTGGTTCACGACGGTCGACCACAAGCGCATCGGGATCATGTACATGATCCTTGGCCTGATCATGTTCCTCCGCGGATTTTCCGACGCGATCATGATGCGCCTGCAGCAGGCGATGGCGTTCGGCGGATCCGAAGGCTATCTGCCGCCGCATCACTATGATCAGGTCTTCACCGCGCACGGCGTGATCATGATCTTCTTCGTCGCGATGCCGTTCATCACCGGTCTGATGAACTATATCGTCCCGCTACAGATCGGCGCCCGCGACGTCAGCTTCCCCTTCCTCAACAACTTCAGCTTCTGGATGACGACCTCCGGCGCCGTGCTGACGATGATCTCGCTGTTCGTCGGCGAATATGCGCAGACCGGCTGGCTCGCCTATCCGCCTTTGTCGGGGATCGCGTACAGCCCCAATGTCGGCGTCGATTATTATATCTGGGGTCTGCAGATAGCCGGGGTCGGGACGACCCTGTCCGGCATAAACCTGATCGTCACGATCCTGAAGCTGCGCGCACCGGGCATGGGCCTGATGAAGATGCCGGTCTTCACCTGGACCAGCCTCTGCTCGAACATCCTGATCGTCGCGAGCTTCCCGATCCTGACCGCAACGCTCGCGTTGCTGACGCTCGACCGCTACGCGGGCACCAATTTCTTCACCAACGATCTCGGCGGCTCGCCGATGATGTATGTGAACCTGATCTGGATCTGGGGGCACCCCGAAGTCTATATCCTCGTCCTGCCGCTGTTCGGGGTCTATTCGGAGGTCACCTCGACCTTCTCGGGCAAGAAGCTCTTCGGCTACAGCTCGATGGTCTATGCGACGGTGTGTATCACCATTCTGTCGTACATCGTCTGGCTGCACCATTTCTTCACCATGGGGTCGGGGGCGAGCGTTAACAGCTTCTTCGGCATCACGACGATGGTGATCTCGATCCCGACGGGGGCGAAGCTCTTCAACTGGCTTTTCACCATGTACCGCGGCCGGATCCGGTTCGAGCTGCCGATGATGTGGACGATCGCCTTCATGCTGACCTTCGTGGTCGGCGGGATGACCGGCGTCCTGCTCGCGGTGCCGCCCGCCGACTTCGTGCTGCACAATTCGCTGTTCCTGATCGCGCACTTTCACAACGTGATCATCGGCGGCGTGCTCTTCGGCCTGTTCGCGGCGATCAACTACTGGTGGCCGAAGGCATTCGGGTTCAAGCTCGACGTCTTCTGGGGCAAGATCAGCTTCTGGTGCTGGGTCGTCGGCTTCTGGCTTGCCTTCATGCCGCTCTATATCCTCGGCCTGATGGGGGTGACCCGCCGGATGCGCGTGTTCGACGATCCGAGCCTGCAGATCTGGTTCGTGATCGCCGCGATCGGCGCGGCCGTGATCGCCGTCGGCATCGCCGCGATGCTGATCCAGTTTGCGGTGAGCATCTGGCGGCGCAAGGAACTGGTCGACGAAAGCGGCGATCCGTGGGGCGGCCGCACGCTCGAATGGGCGACCAGCTCGCCGCCGCCCGATTATAATTTCGCCTTCACGCCGGTGATCCACGATCTCGACGCGTGGTACGACATGAAGAAGCGCGGGCATCAGCGTCCGGTGGGCGGCTTCCGCGACATCCATATGCCGAGCAACACCGGGACGGGGATGATCCTGTCGGGCTTCTGCCTCGTCATGGGTTTCGCGCTGGTCTGGCACATCTGGTGGCTGGTCATCGCGAGCTTCGCGGCGACGATCGTCGGCGCGATCTGGCATACCTTCAATTACAAGCGCGATTTCGACATTCCGGCGGCCACGGTCACCGCGGTCGAGGACGCGCGGACCCGCCAGCTGGCGGCCGGAGCCTGA
- the cyoA gene encoding ubiquinol oxidase subunit II, translating to MARFRWLPVLGALPLLAGCNMVVLDPAGDVARQQGDLIVLSTVLMLLIIVPVMALTIFFAWRYRAANKEATYKPDWDHSTQLELVIWAAPLLIIICLGAVTWVATHLLDPYRPLARTGPGQAIAADVKPLDVQVVALDWKWLFIYPEQGVATVNELALPVNRPVRFRISSSSVMNSFYVPALAGQIYAMPGMETKLHGVFDKTGEFEGFSANYSGWGFSQMRFKVKSLPAGEFDGWVAKTKAATEGDLDRMAYLKLEKPSQKEPVRRFAATDPQLFDAVVNMCVEPGKMCMHDMMSIDAKGGAGIAGIGNVRDVTYDKYAARGTTGTVGWSVRYIAALCSAAMASADRPDAKPVNPAPLKGEGLPHPNKAPERTALNAATTRPIS from the coding sequence ATGGCCCGATTCCGGTGGTTGCCGGTGCTGGGCGCGCTGCCGCTCCTCGCGGGTTGCAACATGGTCGTGCTCGATCCGGCGGGCGACGTCGCGCGCCAGCAGGGTGACCTGATCGTCCTGTCGACCGTGCTGATGCTGCTGATCATCGTGCCCGTGATGGCGCTGACGATCTTCTTTGCGTGGCGCTACCGTGCGGCCAACAAGGAAGCTACCTATAAGCCTGACTGGGATCATTCGACGCAGCTCGAGCTGGTGATCTGGGCGGCGCCGCTGCTTATTATCATCTGCCTCGGCGCGGTCACCTGGGTCGCCACGCATCTGCTCGATCCGTATCGTCCGCTGGCGCGCACCGGGCCGGGGCAGGCGATCGCGGCGGACGTCAAGCCGCTCGACGTCCAGGTCGTCGCGCTCGACTGGAAATGGCTGTTCATCTACCCCGAACAGGGCGTCGCGACGGTCAATGAGCTCGCGCTGCCGGTGAACCGCCCGGTCCGCTTTCGCATCTCCTCCTCGTCCGTCATGAACAGCTTTTATGTCCCGGCGCTCGCGGGGCAGATTTATGCGATGCCCGGGATGGAGACCAAGCTCCACGGCGTCTTCGACAAGACCGGCGAGTTCGAGGGCTTTTCGGCCAATTATTCGGGCTGGGGCTTCTCGCAGATGCGTTTCAAGGTGAAGAGCCTGCCCGCGGGCGAGTTCGACGGCTGGGTCGCGAAGACCAAGGCGGCCACGGAGGGTGACCTCGACCGGATGGCCTATCTGAAGCTCGAAAAGCCGAGCCAGAAGGAACCGGTGCGCCGCTTCGCCGCGACCGATCCGCAGCTGTTCGACGCCGTCGTCAACATGTGCGTCGAGCCCGGTAAGATGTGCATGCACGACATGATGTCGATCGACGCCAAGGGCGGCGCGGGCATCGCCGGCATCGGGAACGTCCGCGACGTCACTTATGACAAATATGCCGCGCGCGGCACAACGGGCACCGTCGGCTGGAGCGTGCGCTATATTGCGGCGCTTTGCAGCGCGGCGATGGCGTCGGCCGACCGTCCCGACGCGAAGCCCGTGAATCCCGCCCCCCTCAAGGGCGAAGGGCTGCCGCATCCGAACAAGGCGCCCGAGCGCACCGCGCTCAACGCCGCCACCACCCGTCCGATCTCCTGA
- a CDS encoding MFS transporter, with product MSAETATTEAERDARALHDDGHPIAPAEIAIGVIIGRTSEFFDFFVYAIASVLVFPKLVFPHLDPLTGTLWSFAIFALAFAARPVGTMIFSSIDRAYGRGAKLTIALFLLGGSTAAIAFLPSYESAGIGAALLLALFRMGQGVALGGSWDGLASLLAINAPEGKRGWYAMIPQLGAPLGLIVASLLFMFLIAALPAEDFLDWGWRYPFFVAFAINVVALFARLRIVVTPEYARLFDERDLEPAKLTETLRSEWRIIIMGAFAPLASFAMFHMVTVFPLSWVFLFTEETPVRFLMIEAIAAMVGVIAIIASGYLADRIGRRTLLGATAAAIAAFSGFAPQLLAAGETGEAVFMILGFLILGLSFGQSSGALSSNFSPRHRYTGSALTTDLAWLFGAGFAPMVALWLSSEFGLLAAGGYLLSGAICTLVALWLNRELARTID from the coding sequence ATGTCTGCCGAAACCGCCACGACCGAGGCCGAACGCGATGCCCGCGCATTGCACGACGACGGCCACCCCATTGCTCCTGCCGAAATCGCAATCGGGGTGATCATAGGGCGGACTTCGGAGTTTTTCGACTTTTTCGTTTATGCGATCGCGTCGGTTCTCGTTTTTCCGAAGCTCGTCTTCCCGCACCTCGATCCACTGACCGGAACCCTCTGGTCTTTCGCGATTTTCGCGCTCGCCTTCGCCGCGCGTCCGGTCGGCACGATGATCTTTTCGTCGATCGACCGCGCCTATGGCCGCGGTGCGAAGCTGACGATTGCGCTCTTCCTCCTCGGCGGTTCGACCGCCGCGATCGCCTTCCTGCCAAGCTACGAGTCGGCGGGGATCGGCGCCGCCCTGCTGCTCGCGCTGTTCCGCATGGGCCAGGGCGTCGCCCTAGGCGGGTCATGGGACGGCCTCGCCTCGCTGCTCGCGATCAACGCGCCCGAAGGCAAGCGCGGCTGGTACGCGATGATCCCCCAGCTCGGGGCCCCGCTAGGTCTGATCGTCGCCAGCCTGCTCTTCATGTTCCTGATCGCCGCGCTGCCGGCCGAGGATTTCCTCGACTGGGGCTGGCGCTATCCCTTTTTCGTCGCCTTCGCGATCAATGTCGTCGCGCTCTTCGCGCGCCTGCGCATCGTCGTGACCCCCGAATATGCCCGGCTTTTCGACGAGCGCGATCTTGAGCCTGCGAAACTGACCGAGACGCTGCGTTCGGAATGGCGGATCATCATCATGGGTGCCTTCGCCCCGCTCGCGAGCTTCGCGATGTTCCATATGGTGACCGTGTTCCCGCTGTCGTGGGTCTTCCTGTTCACCGAAGAAACGCCGGTGCGCTTCCTGATGATCGAGGCGATCGCCGCGATGGTCGGGGTGATCGCGATCATCGCCTCGGGCTATCTGGCCGACCGCATCGGCCGCCGCACTTTGCTGGGAGCGACCGCCGCGGCGATCGCGGCATTCAGCGGCTTCGCGCCGCAGCTGCTTGCGGCGGGCGAAACCGGCGAAGCGGTGTTCATGATCCTCGGCTTCCTGATCCTCGGCCTCTCCTTCGGCCAGTCGTCGGGGGCGCTGTCGTCGAACTTCTCGCCGCGTCACCGCTACACCGGCTCAGCGCTGACGACCGACCTTGCCTGGCTGTTCGGCGCGGGCTTCGCGCCGATGGTCGCGCTCTGGCTGTCGAGCGAATTCGGCCTGCTCGCCGCGGGCGGCTATCTGCTCTCGGGCGCGATCTGCACGCTCGTCGCGCTGTGGCTCAACCGCGAACTGGCGCGGACGATTGACTGA
- a CDS encoding molybdenum cofactor guanylyltransferase, whose protein sequence is MTDPTKRIAGVVLAGGRSSRFGSDKAEVLYRGRRLIDWSIAALEPHCEVLFVSGHAHPDHHGVSDRPEPGMGPLGGLAGAMQAAKAGGFTHLLSLPCDTPEVRPDLLERLCRSDDGAYIAGCPVIGLWRTSDGGALEDWLTEGRARSVQAWAEAQAYAALEAPPILNINRVGDIGA, encoded by the coding sequence TTGACTGATCCGACGAAGCGGATCGCCGGCGTCGTCCTCGCCGGCGGCCGCTCGTCGCGTTTCGGCAGCGACAAGGCGGAGGTGCTCTATCGCGGCCGCCGGCTGATCGACTGGTCGATCGCCGCACTCGAACCCCATTGCGAAGTCCTGTTCGTTTCGGGCCATGCCCATCCGGATCATCATGGCGTATCCGATCGCCCGGAACCCGGCATGGGACCGCTAGGCGGCCTCGCCGGCGCAATGCAGGCCGCCAAAGCCGGCGGATTCACTCACCTCCTGTCGCTCCCGTGCGACACGCCCGAGGTGCGGCCGGACCTGCTGGAGCGGCTCTGCCGATCAGATGACGGCGCCTATATCGCAGGCTGTCCGGTCATCGGCCTGTGGCGTACCTCTGACGGCGGGGCGCTGGAAGACTGGCTGACCGAAGGCCGCGCGCGATCGGTTCAGGCGTGGGCAGAGGCGCAAGCTTATGCTGCGCTCGAAGCGCCACCGATCCTGAACATCAACCGGGTCGGGGATATCGGCGCCTAG
- a CDS encoding mannitol dehydrogenase family protein yields the protein MSPPIPLNQRNLARLPVDVARPSYDRALLRGGIVHIGMGGFHRAHMARYTHDLMERRSDALEWGICGVGLMPGDVRLAEVLGLQDNLYTLVERDAESEQATVIGPVARTIFAPAEAEALRATLDDPSTRIVSLTVTEAGYCLDPGTKRLNPDHPLIAHDLAHPDAPQSAIGIIAAALRRRRDAGLAAFTALSCDNIQHNGDVLGRAVLDFAEAQEAGLARWIEDRASFPNTMVDRITPVTQPTDVVTFAERYGIEDAWPVFSETFRQWVVEDRFVAGRPAWEEVGVQFAVDVTPYEKMKLRLLNASHLAISAPGELAGHVLIDEAMHDLRLSAYMAALMDRETGPTVEAPAGIDLGSYKASLIRRFANPNIRDTTARVNMDAPLNYLLDPLRDRVRAGQDSPLLLYALAAWIRRLRGYDDRGRTIAVRHVMADTLIPLAADARAVLALEPLFGDLAGHPALVPGVSDWLAAMEVHGTLGALGRYLDGD from the coding sequence ATGTCCCCGCCGATCCCGCTCAACCAACGCAATCTCGCCCGGCTTCCGGTCGATGTTGCGCGGCCATCCTATGATCGGGCGCTGCTGCGCGGCGGAATTGTGCATATCGGTATGGGCGGTTTTCACCGCGCGCATATGGCGCGTTACACGCATGATCTGATGGAGCGCCGGTCCGATGCGCTCGAATGGGGAATATGCGGCGTCGGGCTGATGCCGGGCGATGTCCGGCTCGCGGAAGTGCTGGGGCTGCAGGACAATCTCTACACGCTCGTCGAGCGCGATGCCGAGAGCGAGCAGGCGACGGTCATCGGCCCCGTCGCCCGGACGATCTTCGCACCCGCCGAAGCGGAGGCGCTCCGGGCCACGCTCGACGATCCATCGACCCGTATCGTCAGCCTGACGGTGACCGAGGCAGGCTATTGCCTCGATCCCGGAACGAAGCGGCTCAATCCCGATCACCCGCTGATCGCGCACGATCTTGCGCACCCTGACGCGCCGCAAAGCGCGATCGGCATTATCGCGGCAGCGCTCCGTCGCCGCCGGGACGCAGGGCTGGCGGCTTTCACCGCGCTCAGCTGCGACAATATCCAGCACAATGGCGATGTTCTCGGGCGGGCGGTTCTGGACTTCGCCGAGGCGCAGGAGGCCGGCTTGGCGCGCTGGATCGAGGATCGCGCGAGCTTTCCGAATACCATGGTCGACCGCATCACGCCGGTTACGCAGCCGACGGACGTCGTGACCTTTGCGGAGCGGTACGGCATCGAGGATGCGTGGCCGGTTTTCTCCGAGACCTTCCGCCAATGGGTCGTCGAGGACCGCTTCGTTGCGGGGCGTCCCGCGTGGGAAGAGGTTGGCGTACAGTTCGCCGTGGACGTCACGCCCTATGAGAAAATGAAGCTGCGCCTGCTCAACGCGAGCCACCTCGCGATTTCGGCGCCGGGCGAGCTGGCGGGTCACGTGCTGATCGACGAAGCAATGCATGACCTGCGGCTGAGCGCCTATATGGCCGCGCTGATGGACCGCGAGACCGGGCCGACGGTCGAGGCGCCGGCCGGCATTGATCTCGGCTCATACAAGGCGTCGCTGATCCGCCGGTTCGCCAATCCGAACATTCGCGACACGACCGCGCGCGTGAATATGGACGCGCCGCTCAACTATCTGCTCGATCCGCTCCGCGACCGGGTGCGGGCAGGGCAGGACTCGCCTCTGCTGCTCTATGCGCTCGCGGCATGGATCCGGCGCCTGCGGGGATACGACGATCGGGGGCGGACGATCGCGGTGCGGCATGTCATGGCGGATACCCTGATCCCGCTCGCCGCCGACGCGCGCGCAGTGCTGGCGCTCGAGCCCCTGTTCGGTGACCTCGCCGGGCACCCGGCGCTGGTCCCCGGCGTGTCGGACTGGCTGGCGGCGATGGAGGTCCACGGTACGCTCGGCGCACTCGGCCGCTATCTGGATGGCGACTAG
- a CDS encoding ATP-binding protein, whose protein sequence is MNSSIEIGTDERGAAVHVNVQELLATRLLVQGNSGSGKSHLLRRLLEESAGLVQQVVIDPEGDFVTLADRYNHIVVNAGDYSEREIAAMGARIREHRASVIVALDTLDIEAQMSCAAIFLNALFDAPREHWFPALVVVDEAQMFAPSASGDVSDTVRRASLSAMTNLMCRGRKRGLAGAIATQRLAKLAKNVAAEASNFLMGRTFLDIDMARAADLLGMERRQAEAIRDLERGHFLGLGPAISRRPVAVKIGSTETATRAGTHGLLPLPSAEPQDMRTMLFAELETQALPTPAPAPQPVAAQDLIRQFAEQDGDDEVPAVPTTLFPETELPDAEPVIVAALEEMLADPDCAFHPESFLYQDFSVRCRMQKLGRVPLDLPQFRKRFALAKGGIFDPADAKWRELLDAASRLPDDMLAPFVAIARAAIEGSPCPDDDALGRAYGTRSPGRIRRLVEYMEKQGAVVVRSDFGGRRSIGIPELGLSTEAE, encoded by the coding sequence GTGAACAGCAGCATCGAAATCGGGACCGACGAGCGGGGGGCCGCCGTTCACGTCAATGTGCAGGAGCTCCTTGCGACGCGTCTGCTCGTCCAGGGCAATTCGGGGTCGGGCAAGTCGCATCTGCTGCGCCGCCTGCTCGAAGAGAGCGCCGGTCTCGTCCAGCAGGTGGTGATCGACCCCGAAGGCGATTTCGTTACCCTCGCCGACCGCTACAATCACATCGTCGTCAACGCAGGCGACTATAGCGAGCGCGAAATCGCCGCGATGGGCGCGCGCATCCGCGAGCATCGTGCATCGGTTATCGTGGCGCTCGATACGCTCGACATCGAGGCGCAGATGAGCTGCGCCGCGATATTCCTGAACGCGCTGTTCGACGCCCCGCGCGAGCACTGGTTTCCCGCACTCGTCGTCGTCGACGAAGCGCAGATGTTCGCGCCGAGCGCATCGGGCGACGTTTCCGATACGGTGCGCCGCGCCAGTCTGTCGGCGATGACCAACCTGATGTGCCGCGGGCGCAAGCGCGGCCTTGCCGGCGCGATCGCGACGCAGCGGCTCGCCAAGCTGGCGAAGAATGTCGCCGCCGAGGCGAGCAATTTCCTGATGGGACGCACCTTCCTCGACATCGACATGGCGCGCGCCGCCGACCTGCTCGGCATGGAACGGCGGCAGGCTGAGGCGATCCGCGACCTCGAACGCGGGCATTTCCTTGGGCTCGGCCCTGCCATCTCGCGGCGCCCGGTCGCGGTGAAGATCGGATCGACCGAAACTGCTACGCGCGCTGGCACGCACGGGCTGCTGCCGCTGCCGAGCGCCGAGCCGCAGGATATGCGCACGATGCTGTTCGCCGAGCTGGAAACGCAGGCGCTACCGACACCGGCGCCCGCGCCGCAGCCTGTCGCGGCGCAGGATCTGATCCGTCAGTTCGCCGAACAGGACGGTGACGACGAAGTGCCCGCGGTGCCAACCACCTTGTTTCCCGAGACCGAGCTGCCCGATGCCGAGCCCGTGATCGTCGCGGCGCTCGAGGAGATGCTCGCCGATCCCGACTGCGCCTTTCACCCCGAATCCTTCCTCTATCAGGATTTCTCGGTGCGCTGCCGGATGCAAAAGCTCGGCCGCGTGCCGCTCGACCTGCCGCAGTTCCGCAAGCGCTTCGCGCTCGCCAAGGGCGGCATCTTCGATCCGGCGGACGCAAAATGGCGCGAACTGCTCGACGCCGCGAGCCGGCTGCCCGACGACATGCTCGCACCCTTCGTCGCGATCGCGCGCGCCGCGATAGAGGGCAGCCCCTGCCCCGACGACGACGCGCTCGGCCGCGCCTATGGCACGCGCTCGCCCGGCCGCATCCGCCGCCTCGTCGAATATATGGAAAAGCAGGGCGCGGTCGTCGTCCGCTCCGACTTCGGCGGCAGGCGTTCGATCGGAATTCCCGAACTCGGCCTGAGCACCGAAGCCGAATAG
- a CDS encoding TMEM165/GDT1 family protein, whose protein sequence is MEAILTSTAVVALAEIGDKTQLLAILLATRFHRPMPIILGILVATLANHALAALLGASAAAFLDSPIFRYAIGLSFVAMAAWTLIPDKLEDDEAPKPRFGAFVTTLIAFFLVEMGDKTQVATIALGAQYHNVLAVTTGTTLGMMIANVPAIFLGNELLKRVDLNKVRMVAAALFLVIGLWVLAQTAGLIG, encoded by the coding sequence ATGGAAGCTATTTTGACGTCGACCGCCGTCGTCGCGCTCGCCGAGATCGGCGACAAGACGCAGCTGCTCGCTATCCTGCTCGCGACGCGGTTCCACCGGCCGATGCCGATCATCCTCGGCATATTGGTCGCGACGCTCGCCAATCATGCGCTGGCGGCGTTGCTCGGCGCATCGGCCGCCGCTTTCCTTGACAGCCCGATCTTCCGCTATGCGATCGGCCTGTCGTTCGTCGCGATGGCGGCGTGGACGCTGATCCCCGACAAGCTCGAGGATGACGAGGCGCCGAAGCCGCGGTTTGGGGCGTTCGTAACGACGCTGATCGCCTTCTTCCTCGTCGAGATGGGCGACAAGACGCAGGTCGCGACGATCGCGCTCGGCGCGCAATATCATAATGTGCTCGCGGTCACGACGGGGACGACGCTCGGCATGATGATCGCCAACGTGCCGGCGATCTTCCTAGGTAACGAGCTGCTGAAGCGCGTCGATCTGAACAAGGTGCGCATGGTCGCGGCCGCGCTGTTCCTCGTGATCGGCCTGTGGGTGCTCGCGCAGACCGCAGGGCTGATCGGCTAG